From the Devosia sp. FJ2-5-3 genome, the window CTGCCTCGTTGAGAGAGTTCTGGAAGCCTGCCTGGATTGAGGCAAGGGGCCCACCTCGCCCATCACGGCTGATAGGCGCATCCTGTGGGGCCGGATGGTGGAGGGCCGCCAAGAACCGCGCCAAGGTGGTCGCGGCTTCGTCACCGAGCCACGCAGGCTCTCTGTCGGCGGGTTCTCCGTGGATCCAGGTGGTAACCATCCACGAGCGCGAGAAAAGCTCAGATGGCCTACCGAGCCGCTGCGGGACCGGGATGGGCAAAGGAAGGCGGGGCGCGAGGGAGGGCAGCAGCGCATATTCCTTGAGAAGCAGCTCTTCCGCGCTGTCGGTACACCACGGTAGCCTTACAGCGAGATCTTCCCCAAGCCTCCACATCTGATTGTCCCAGCCCAGTGCACCAAATGCCACTGGCAGTTCAGCTAGGTCAGGATGCTGCTCCTGCAGCAGCGCCACGATCAGCTTGCAATCAATTTCTGGTGTCACGGCAGACATCATCTTTGTTTGGAGAAGCTCGCCGTTAGTGCCCGGCGGCCGGACCAGATCAATAAATGAAGCTTGAAATATGGCTCGCCAACTGCGTGGCAGCGGCGGCGGCACGCAATGGCTACTTAATCTCGCAGCCGAGCGATGGGCCGATCAGCTTGCGCCCCACTCCGGTCGTTGAAACTGCTTCCCAGTATTCCTAAAAGCGGACAACCACCGGCGCCGTAGCGCTCAAGAATGTCAATCGGCACGACAATGTCATCATGAGAAAAGGCCGCGTAGAAATTAGGTCCCGAGTACTCCGCATTCACCAATTGCGGTGTCGTTTCCAACGCAGCTTCGATGTCCGGTAAGGAATTGACGACCAACCCATCTGGATGCAGCGACCGGGCAATGAGCGCGATGCCAAGCCCGACCAAAGTTCGGTCGATGCTCTGATGGCCGTGCGACGCATCCGGACGATGCACTTGCAGTCAAGATCGCTTCGGGCACGGTTCGAAGGCTGCGATCCCGGACCTTGGCAGGCCGTTCGTCATGAAATTCCAGTTCTAGCCGCTCGTGATCCCTGTGGGCCTGATCGTCACAGACGCGCGAGCCCCTATTTTACCTGCGAGGCCTCAAGCGGCCACGGTGTGTACCGGCAGAGCCTGGAGAGGCAGAGCCATTTCTTCGGTCAACGCCGCGACGAAACTGGCAACGAAAATTCCTTCTTGGTAGTCGCTTGTTACCGCGTTGCAGATTGGCTTAAGCAAGTTCACAAGCCGGGCTTCTCGAGCCTGCAGCCATTGATACTTTGCCCAACTGTAAGCCTCGGCGCTGGTGACATCGAGCCCCAAGAGCGATGAATTGTCAGGCAGGAACCGGCCATAGACGAAACTGACCTCACTTCCCATGAGATGCTCGTTGCCGGGCGCGAAAACGTCCCAGTTTTTTTGGGCAAAGCGAACTTTGTTTGAAGTGCAGCTGCCACCGCTCTTTTCTACGAGAGGTGCGGTCTCTGGCGTCAATTGATCAACATCTATAGTTCGCCCGCCGAGGAGACGCGCAATCGTATCTGCAGGTTCACCATGAATGTTGGCGAGAATTTTTTGCAGCTCGCGTCGGGCGAACTTTACTCGAGGGGAGCGAACCGAGTGATATGTCAAATGCATGTACCAGCGCTGAAGCACTGACCCAGCGAAGGTTTTGCCTTTTTCACCGGTATAGATGCCTACATAGTACAGCTCTCCCTTGCAGAAGACGCCATAGATACCCGGTCCCTGAAATTGCGCAGGCGATCCCTTCCACTGCGGCAGACGGTCAGCCTTCAAATTGGCGAATTCAGGAAGACCGTCGATGCGGCGCGCTGAATTCAACGTGAAGAGCTCGTTGGCTGCATAAGGTCTGGAAATCTCGAAATTCATTATTATTCCCCCGTGATTTAGAGGGGATAAAATCATGCTGGTGTTCCAAGCTGGAAAAGCTGCTCGCAACACTTTTACGAAAATGCAGTGTTTCGAAAAAGCACCGGAGGCCTCCGCCTCGCATAAAGCCAATTCCAGCTCGTCGCATTCGCAGTCTGATGCACTTGATTGCCGATTTAGGCTAGAACTTGCCTCCGCCCTGCTCAGGTCAAATGTGTCTCCCGATCATCAAGCGCGGAGGGTTGCTGCGGATCTGTTTTCTACAGACGTTCAATCGTAAGAAGGCGGACTCGCGCCCCTTTCCGGCCG encodes:
- a CDS encoding aminoglycoside phosphotransferase family protein, producing MPPPLPRSWRAIFQASFIDLVRPPGTNGELLQTKMMSAVTPEIDCKLIVALLQEQHPDLAELPVAFGALGWDNQMWRLGEDLAVRLPWCTDSAEELLLKEYALLPSLAPRLPLPIPVPQRLGRPSELFSRSWMVTTWIHGEPADREPAWLGDEAATTLARFLAALHHPAPQDAPISRDGRGGPLASIQAGFQNSLNEAAGRDLIPNVDKLRGIWEDAVAAPAWNGPPVWLHADLHPANVLTKDGNFSGIIDFGDMCAGDPACDLGSAWLLLPDGAMNHFLKCYSSDLDEATLRRARGWAVGKALTCLIIGDNGALGRKGGKTTWAPPARAALGRLAGPTP